gtgtttttaattaaagttgacCCAATTATGGTAAAGTCCATGACCGTGTTTCAcctgtttttattttgttaaacatgatgaatttgtgatgatgattttaattaatgtgtaaTTATCAATTAATCGACTTTCACAACAGTGACCGATGGATCGAAATGAAACATTcttttggatttgaaaaatcttcatttttcttagaAATGTTGACCACTCAATTACCTTGAAAATGTTGACTGAGCAGTTATATGGTAACTTATgatttatctaaaaatattttaaaatttcaaaaaggtTAAAcgtgaaaatacaaaaatttataaattgaaagaaatagaAGTAGTTAAAAACATCAGATTTTACACTAATCTCATAAAGTACTATTTTCAGTGTTATGGAGATTTCAGTAGAAcgcataataaaaaataatttctgaaaattttagatTCTAGACATAATTTTCAAAAGTGTCAATCAAACATAGAAATATCACATTCTAACATTctaaaaacttcaaaaattttCCAACAGATATCTTTTATAggttagaataaaatttttcataaacatacttttcgtacattttttttatcttttattatcaattgaaatacattaagtatcataaaattatgtaactttttttttttaatttgacgaGTTCTGCTCATCATTTATGTAAAAGATTTAATCAAGGGTACggtaaatgttttttaaatacataatttttaaataagcaTTCAtaggagaaataaataaataaaattatttattaaaataagtaaagaaaatgactcatttcaaaattaaacatataaaataaaagaagaaatatactaataaagaaatttaattttaagaataatttcaaataaagtgTCCAAGGAGTGATGAAATATGTCAAAGTTGGAGCCTAATTTTGTCTTTCCAATTATCGCAGAAAGTAATGGCGTAGGGCAACAGAACAGCTGTGCCATACCAACTGCTATTTTTTGgctttaacaaataaaatcagTGTGCTTTCCAAATCAAACCATCTTTTCCACTCTCATAATTCTCTTTCTATTCCTCTGTCATCAAGCACTAGCAGGAACAGGACAAACCATGATTCAAGAAGTTGCAGAACAACTTCATGACATAAGAAGCAAGACACAATGTATTCAACTTCATAGTTTGCTGTGAGCTATTGGAACATACAACATCCATGGCTGGAATGCTTCCAGGAGTTGAATgtgcaagaagaagaagattccATAGTTGCTTGGATTCAAACTCAACTTCTTTAGCTTCACATGTATCCACAAGGCGctcttcttttggtttgtatGCAAGTAACCTTTCCTTGTCTACTTCACAGGTGTGTGTATGTACCTAATATCCCTCAATTCTCCTTTGATTTATATgaacatttttatcattaattttcttCCTGAATTTCAATGGAAACAGCAAAGAGGCTTGTTATACCAGACACACCCAGATGAGGATATGGCAGGAGCGGCCAGAGAAGCCAGACAGAGATTGGATGACAAGTTTAGAGCACAAAGGATGTCAGATAACAAAAGgtatacaaaagaaaatcaagaacaaaagtttttctgttttttttttttttttttttatgcagatcTGATTATCTTTCTTGAAGAAGCAGAATACTATAAGAGCATAGCCAAATCAAAGCACAAGCCTACTTCTGGTCATCTTTAAACAACAACATAGTTCCGAAAGCTTATTTCTAGAGAGATGAAGAACTAGATATTCTGCATAAAAGTGCATTCACAAGACCAGAAACTATGCAGAAAGATACTGCTAGAGAACCATCTTGCAGAAACTATAGCTATTCTGTGATCAACTATTTCAGCCTAAGCATGAAACtgaataggaaaaaaaaattgcctaTAGAGTATTAAACACCACAACAGATTTAGTAACTGTCCCTCATGCATGTCTATTGCAACAACTTAGCCgtgtaaaattttttataatatcaatcAATTACAAACTATCAATGGTAGGATTTTTATAGTAGACTTTCAATAAACTCATCATACACTACTCAATGGTTTGTGACTCTACATCTGTGTCTTTGTGTTTCTGAAATTGGAGTTTTATGTCATGTAGTATGGCTCCAAGTTGAATTTGAGCTTTCTTCAGGCTCAAATAGCTCTTCTATTTAGGTTGTGGAATAGTTGGTTGATGACTAAGTTGAATTTGAGCATATCAGATATAAGATCCTACTATGCATTGAGGCTGAAATGATTCTTGTAAGGTTTTGGAATTGTTATTAGTTGATGACAGCTAGAAGAATAATGAGATGTAGGTGAGTGATACTTTGTGTGTTTAGTTTTGAAAAGTTATTATGGTTAATTAATGAACAGGCAAAAGAGTACAACATGTGTGGAGGGTGGAAGAAGAGGCATGACAGAGTTGCAGACAGAGGTATATGGGTCAAAGAAAAGTGGTGGAAGGAAATTCAGTTGGAGTAGATGGAGCTGGAAGGCCTCTGAACAAGAGGACTGTGCAGTGTGCTTGGAATCATTCAGGGTTGGAGAGACACTGATCCATCTTCCTTGTGCACATAAGTTCCATGACAGATGCTTGAAACCATGGTTGGAAAACAATTCTCATTGTCCATGTTGCAGAACAACAATTCTTTCCCTCTCTATTTAACTTTTCCCTGTATTCCATTCTAGACTGAGTTGGATAAAACATCAAGTCagttgtttgaaaatttgagcTTCAAAGTGATTATATGAAGATCAATCAATCACTGATTATTTTGGCTAGTTCAGATGAagtatcaaatcataaaaatagaTTACACTCAATAACTTAATAAGATGAGAAAACTTTTTCTGAACTAAACTTTGAAATTCAACTGAaataaagtaaactttaaaattatttgaaacagTTTAATTGTGTTGATAATTCTTTACATGAAAcataatttatgatttaaacaaaataaactaaattgagttatttaaaaattttaattatataaattattttaattattatatacatatcCTACTATTTTAAGTGTATTTTCTAATAGCatgaattaattcaatttaatttgagaAATCTTATTTAAGAACATCAAATGAATGAAACCATTCGgtacaattattatttaaataaatactttttctttctaattcaATTAAGTTCAATAATTACGTGAAATACTTTTAACAATATAGAATTTATCACTCATTTCTTTCAACTAAAATTTATGAGTTCATTAATTAACAATGCGTTGCGTTACGTTTAATAGACaaattgtatatataataaacagATATAAATATCAAAGTTTTAATATCCAAGGAGCATACAAGacattgaacttttttttttattatgtgaacTGTCGTAAACTCTCgagtttatttgaaaaattttaaaactatagtTGTTCTTCAATTCTTTATgatattgttaatttatttatcatttctctactgttttagttttatatttctcAAAATTACAGTTtggtttttgtatatatttatttgcatATTTCAGTTAgtcaaatcattttttataatatcttaaattaatAGAGTTTTTAGAGTTCAATGAAAGAAagatataaactttttaaaatatcaagattaaaatagtgaaagaaatctaaataaatcactgacataaaactattttttttaaaaaaaataaaaatcaaaatttgcaTTTGCCACCCCACCCATTGAGCAACGGCTAGTCCCTGCATTATCGTCATCATCAAGTGACCGTTCAGCTCACAACCCCAGATTCAAAATACAACATTGTTTCTTCTGGTTTGTTTCTTCCTCATTTCTACAAGACACCATTTTCATTGGCATGCAAAATTCTTGTTCTTTGTATGAAAAAATGGGGTACTCAAATGCACCCAGGGCGTACTACTCCACTCTGCACGATTCAATCACCTCTCTGTGCAAGACCATTCTTCCGTTAGGCCTCAAGAAAAGGTGTTTGGTTTCCGCAGAGCACAGACTGTGGAAACTTCAATCCGACAACCTCAAATGGCAGCAAGACTCTCTCCATCAGATTCTCAACTTGTTGGCTCTACACAAAGATGACATCCTCTCTGAAGATGAGGTTTCGGCTTTCAGGGCCCATTTGCTTGATACCCTTCTTGCTTCTCCCCCTCCAGAACAGGATCATGCCTCCATCATCAAAGACAAGCTTATGTTCTTACAGGTGAGTAGGACTTGTTTTGATCTAGGAAGAATCTCACTTTTGCCAACATTCTTGTTCATTTGGCATTCACCCGCTTTGAGATTATGTTGCCTAGAATGATTTATATGTTAATAAATGGAAGAACCCTATGATGTTtctaaataaatacttttaaccACTTAAACTAACAATCATTTTTGTACTAAAtaccttttgttttttaacaaatccatttttttaacaaattcatTTGACATTGCCCCTATTACATTTATGTTTCCGGTTTTGTTGCAATTTTTGTTATGTTGCTGAAAAGTACAGAAGTTGTTTCTTATTGGTCCCAAATGTGGTAGTGATGATGTGGAAAGACCTAAAACTATTGAATTGTGGCTTGAGATCACAACTAAGATTTTGAATTCCAGTTATGCTTGCAATTTTGTACAGAATATTGATAAGAAGTTCTACTTTTGAGTTACTATGTTTTAATGAAACGTAACATTGCTTAATTATTGGTTGGTGCTAGGAACTTCTTCATGCCAAATGCATTTCTGAAGGAGAGTATCAATCTTCAAGAAGGCCTTTGCTTGTGAGATTGGCAGTTCAAGGAGGTGAGATTGAAGGCAGGGAAGTGATCAATGCAGGGCTGGCAGACACCAAAGAAAATCCTGAGGAAGAATGGTCAGATATTGACTTGAAGGATGATCAGTGCTTGATGAACAAAGAGAATTCAAATTCCAAGAAGACATCAAAGCAGCCAAGGAAGCAGGTTATGAAAGGAGCAACTTCGGTTTTAAGCTTTGGATCTCCTTTCAAACCTGGGAAAAACTCAATGGAGAAGAGCATATTCAATTCACCTACTTTGCACATGCACTCAGCGCAATCAAAagtctcttcttcctctatctttacCCAAAGTGAATTGAGGCATCCTAAGGAAAACAAACCCTTCAGGGATGGATcagagaagatgaagaggaagcCATTTAGAGCTCTATTTCATAgggataaaaataagaaagaggGGCATGGTGGTGGTGGAGATCATCATGGTCTTGAGGCAGAGAAATCAGCAAAAAAACAATGGGGGTTTGATGGGTTGAGGAAAGGCAAGAAAAGTGACGCAGATGATGACACAGTTCCTTTGTCTCTAAATGAGAGGTCTGATAGTGAGGCCTACTTGCCTTCCTATCAGCATTTTTCAAGAGCACACGGTGAGGTGTCTCTGATGAACAAGTTGCAGCCTGATGAATCACCATCTGTTTTTTCCGTGGATGACAAGGTTTGAGAATTGAAACACTTCCTCTTGTTTTTCAAACTGCAAATTACATTCCCTTTTGTACAAAAAGAACATGAAGAGCTATTTTGAACATTGAGCCAAATTTCTGTATGAATAAATAGGTTTCGGAGGAGTATGTAAAGAAGAAGCTGTCAAGAATGCCTACAGAAATGAGGAGCACAAACACAAATCTATACTTCTCGTATGTCATTTCTCAATCACTTCACTTTCCATGTTTGATATCCTTCTGCATAATTATTGGTAACTATTTCCTAGAAATGCAATCGTTactttttaatgtatatataaaataaaacaggaGTCATCAGAAGCAAGAAAATAGGTTAATCTAGTTTTGTATGAAGGGTAAAAATGTGTGGATTTTGGACAGCAACagacaacaaaattttcattatagCAGTAGAACTACTATTATCTACTCCCAAGGTTGAAAGTGTTGTTAACAAAGTTTCCTTTCTTACTGTGTTGAAGACCAAGGTGTGATCGGCAGAGCGAAGAAGACAGGCACAATGATGCAGAAGTGAAACATGAAAACTCGATGGGGTGGACAACATTTGAAGACGAGGAAAATCTTCACCCTAACCTTTTTGTTAACCATGGTTAGAGTAAGTGGATCATCTCTCCAGAACCAGCAAAAGTATTACTGTTTgaattatttgtataatatatgTGTTTATAGTTATATCATAATGTGGTCTCTcctaaacaatatttatattttacataggaaaaaataattttatccttCTATATTAATAGAAAATCACTCAATTGATTCAAAGTTTTAAAAGTTTAGGTTTTTTTACCCTCTATCTTGTACGTGATTTTTAGGTCTTGATATTTAATATGCtagaattatttttcaaaaaatttcaattgatttaaataattgGTTTAAAATTCTAGAGGTTTTGTCTAGAATCAAAATCACTTTGTTTCAATTAGTTCGTATGTACatcaatcaattaaaatcactaaaaaaatcATTGAGTATTTTTTTCAGTAACTCATTTCACTgtatttcaatcaattaaaataaatttccacctattaattttatcaatttaacaaaattggTTTCTATCATTTGACATctataagagagtttaaataactttttcaaatatgtttttacacattttaaaacacttgtaTTGGTTTCTCaagcaaaatattttgttaaatatttttcttagtaGTATTTATTTGAGAAACTACTAAGAGATACCACTAAAATTCATAGCAAATAGAATATGGAGATATGATATTGAATGGAAATCTAAGAATGAAGTATTATTCAAGTTCATtatcaaataatgtttttacttCAATTTATAATTGGGCTTTATTAGAAGAATTTTCTTGTGCggatttttagaaaaattattagaagaatTTGATAAACTAGCGAAGGGATTGTATTGTCAATCCTAAAGACATCTATAATCATTGTGAAAAAACAATTCGTTTGAAGATTAATTATCCGAAAAAGAAGGTTAAATATTCTTTAACTACTTGCCAAGAGCcaaatattagtattttttaaatcttatcttaagtttatatttgagctcaaaattatttttttattatttcttaattcttttttctaaattttaagaaaagaaaaagactttTGCTTAAAATTAAAacgtaaaaaaatataagctaGTTTAAGCGAATATTGTTTGCTCAAGAAACCTACAAAAGTGTTACTTGTTCAATAACCTAGTTTAAGTGATGATTAGGACTATGTGTAACTTTGTTAAGTAAAACATATTCATTTAAATCTCTAAAGTTATAACTCCAACTatcataatcaaatataaaattatcaaattttatcattaccataaacaaataaaatgataaatatttacaaCCAAACAATAtgactaattaaataaataaaatcaataaataattagagataaaaatataaattaaataaataaaaattgaaaacaaaaataagaattagaaataaatataaattaattaaatagtatCTGTGTGTAACTGAAggtacatataaattaaaataaaattaaaaacatctcaattaatataaatatatgaatgaaaataattataaataaataataaataatagaagaaaagaataaaatgatagataaaataatagaagATGTAAATAAATGCTTTACTGAATCTTTTCAGCTTTCACATTCACCCAATGTTAGtatgaatttagttcttttaacgaaattttgttagatttatttgatgttaacaaaataaattaattaaataaagttaaaaaaattgattaaaaagactaaattcatacatttctaaaattgaaggactaaattagactaaagttttgaaaagagactaatttcaatttttactgaaaattaagagaacaaaaatatatttaacctttaaaataatatatacgaaagagaaaaataataataataataataaaaagcatGTGAATGTTATTCATAAAATCTACAAATATaaatcaaagagaaaaaatattttacagttttatataaaatattttaaaataacggTTACTTCTAAAAGAATCAATTATCAActataacttttgaaaaattagttaataattatattataaaacatataattgaaataagttatataaaaaagtgtcttctttatatataaaagtatagaTTATTATCTTTaagaataacattatttttaattaattgattccTTTCTATCTAAAGATTTAAAGCCCGATCTCTGTAAATGGTAgttattataattcttttattaattcataATCATAATATATGCGTTATAACAACTAACTGTTATtctatctttattattattattttagtaataatattaatattattacaattattttattccgtaatatttattttcttttgttttctttcagcCTTTGTGTAACTGCGAAACTATTTCGGGTAAGCACTATGTTGTTAGAAGTTGAAGTAGCTATATG
This DNA window, taken from Vigna radiata var. radiata cultivar VC1973A chromosome 5, Vradiata_ver6, whole genome shotgun sequence, encodes the following:
- the LOC106761184 gene encoding probable E3 ubiquitin-protein ligase RHY1A isoform X2 translates to MAGMLPGVECARRRRFHSCLDSNSTSLASHVSTRRSSFGLYASNLSLSTSQQRGLLYQTHPDEDMAGAAREARQRLDDKFRAQRMSDNKRQKSTTCVEGGRRGMTELQTEVYGSKKSGGRKFSWSRWSWKASEQEDCAVCLESFRVGETLIHLPCAHKFHDRCLKPWLENNSHCPCCRTTILSLSI
- the LOC106761184 gene encoding probable E3 ubiquitin-protein ligase RHY1A isoform X1, producing MAGMLPGVECARRRRFHSCLDSNSTSLASHVSTRRSSFGLYASNLSLSTSQVCQRGLLYQTHPDEDMAGAAREARQRLDDKFRAQRMSDNKRQKSTTCVEGGRRGMTELQTEVYGSKKSGGRKFSWSRWSWKASEQEDCAVCLESFRVGETLIHLPCAHKFHDRCLKPWLENNSHCPCCRTTILSLSI
- the LOC106761330 gene encoding uncharacterized protein LOC106761330 codes for the protein MQNSCSLYEKMGYSNAPRAYYSTLHDSITSLCKTILPLGLKKRCLVSAEHRLWKLQSDNLKWQQDSLHQILNLLALHKDDILSEDEVSAFRAHLLDTLLASPPPEQDHASIIKDKLMFLQELLHAKCISEGEYQSSRRPLLVRLAVQGGEIEGREVINAGLADTKENPEEEWSDIDLKDDQCLMNKENSNSKKTSKQPRKQVMKGATSVLSFGSPFKPGKNSMEKSIFNSPTLHMHSAQSKVSSSSIFTQSELRHPKENKPFRDGSEKMKRKPFRALFHRDKNKKEGHGGGGDHHGLEAEKSAKKQWGFDGLRKGKKSDADDDTVPLSLNERSDSEAYLPSYQHFSRAHGEVSLMNKLQPDESPSVFSVDDKVSEEYVKKKLSRMPTEMRSTNTNLYFSPRCDRQSEEDRHNDAEVKHENSMGWTTFEDEENLHPNLFVNHG